The Dehalogenimonas sp. 4OHTPN genome window below encodes:
- the rpsU gene encoding 30S ribosomal protein S21: MTEVRPEYNESFEGMLKRFNRKVQLDGVIREARRRSRFEKPLTRRKRKETATRRAAIKAARRVTTRR, encoded by the coding sequence TTGACAGAAGTTAGACCCGAGTATAATGAAAGCTTCGAAGGGATGCTCAAGCGCTTTAACCGCAAAGTGCAGCTTGATGGTGTCATCCGCGAAGCCCGCCGCCGCTCCCGTTTTGAAAAGCCGTTAACCCGCCGCAAGCGGAAGGAAACCGCAACCCGCCGCGCGGCCATAAAGGCTGCCCGGCGCGTCACCACCCGCCGCTAG